Within the Labilithrix sp. genome, the region CGCTCGCGAGCAAGTACCCGCTCATCTCGATCGAGGACGGCTGCGCGGAGGACGACTGGGAGACCTGGAAGTCCTTGACCGACAAGCTCGGCAAGAAGGTCCAGCTCGTCGGCGACGACCTCTTCGTCACCAACGTCGAGCGGCTCAAGCGCGGCATCGAGCAGGGGATCGGGAACTCGATCCTCGTGAAGCTGAACCAGATCGGATCGCTCACCGAGACCTTCGACACGATCCGGATGGCGCACGAGGCCGGCTACCGGAGCATCATCAGCCACCGCTCCGGCGAGACGGAGGACACGTTCATCGCCGACCTCGCGGTCGCGACGAACGCGGGTCAGATCAAGACCGGCTCGCTGTCGCGCTCGGACCGGGTTGCAAAGTACAACCAGCTCCTCCGCATCGGGTTCGAGCTCGGCCGCGGCGCGGTTTACGCCGGAAAAACGCCCTTCACGCGCCACTGACCCGCGCGGCCGTGAACGGGTGGTCGACGTTTTGGCCATCCCAGAAGGGATTTGTGTACTCTGAGGACAGCGTGCCGTCGGCTGCCTCATGAAAACGATCGAGGAGCTCCTCAAGAACCTCTCGCGCCCGGAAGTATTGGAGTTCGGGCTCGTTACGAATCGCCTTCCGAGCGTGAACATCGGAGGCAAGTTCGAGCCCGTCGACGACGAGGCGCCGAGCAACGAGCGCCTCATGCAGATGCTCGTGACGATGGGCGGCGCTCGCTACGTCGACTCGCTCAGCGACAAGCCCGTGCAGTGGACGACGAAGCTCGAGGGCGTCGGCGTCATCGCCGTCGCCGCGATCCTCCGGAAGGACATCGTCCAGGCACGTTTCACCGTCGCGAAGCGGGAGGCGCCTCCCGCGCCGCGCCCCTCCTCCACCGCGACGCAGCCGCAAGGCGCGAAGCCGGCGCCGCCTCCCGCGCCGAAGCCGGCCACGCAGAGCAGCCGCAACATCCCGGCCGCCCCTCCGACGCCGTCGCCCGCGCAGGTGAAGCCCGCGTCGCCGACCGCGAGCGGCCAGCGTCCGCCGACGCCGATGACGGCGGTGAAGGCGACGGCGCAGATCCAGCCGCAGGTCATCAAGAACGTCGTCGCGCAGTCGACGACGACGCGGGCCGCGCAGCCGGTCTCGCAGTCGGGGCCGGCGGCGCCGCCCGCGCCCACGTCGTCCTCGCCCGCGGTCGCGGCCCCGCCGCCACCTCCGCCGCAGCCCGTTCCGCCGCCGCCGGACGACGAGTGGGACGACGACGACGAGCCCACGCTCCAGACCTTGTCGCCGCCGGTCGTGCCTCCGCACATGATGCCGCCGTCGATCCCGGAGCCGAAGGCCAAGCCCGCGCGCCGCCCCGACGAGACGGCCACGCAGATCGACGACTCGACGCTCAAGAACGCGGCGAAGCAGGCGCAAGAGAAGGCCGCCGCCGACAAGGCGGCGGCGGAGAAAGCCGCGGCGGAGAAGGCTGCCGCCGACAAGGCTGCGGCGGAGAAGGCTGCGGCGGAGAAGGCTGCCGCCGACAAGGCCGCGGCGGAGAAGGCTGCCGCGGAGAAAGCCGCGGCGGAGAAAG harbors:
- a CDS encoding histone H1-like repetitive region-containing protein, whose product is MKTIEELLKNLSRPEVLEFGLVTNRLPSVNIGGKFEPVDDEAPSNERLMQMLVTMGGARYVDSLSDKPVQWTTKLEGVGVIAVAAILRKDIVQARFTVAKREAPPAPRPSSTATQPQGAKPAPPPAPKPATQSSRNIPAAPPTPSPAQVKPASPTASGQRPPTPMTAVKATAQIQPQVIKNVVAQSTTTRAAQPVSQSGPAAPPAPTSSSPAVAAPPPPPPQPVPPPPDDEWDDDDEPTLQTLSPPVVPPHMMPPSIPEPKAKPARRPDETATQIDDSTLKNAAKQAQEKAAADKAAAEKAAAEKAAADKAAAEKAAAEKAAADKAAAEKAAAEKAAAEKAAAEKAAAEKAAAERAAAEKAAADKAAAEKAAAERAAAEKAAAERAAAEKAAERAAAEKAAAERAAAEKAAAEKAEAEKAAAERAAAEKAAAERAEQERLAAEAAR